The Okeanomitos corallinicola TIOX110 genome includes the window GTAATTTCTTCATTTTTTTATGTCCTTAAAGTTAGGATAATTAATCAAGATATTCCAGTTAAGACTGTTATCTAGATGTGATATTTTTTTGTCTACACTAGAAATAACACTGATGAAAATGAAGAACAATACATAAGATGCGAACGACCAAATCTTTATCTAAGTAGGGGTTGCTGAAAAAGTCTTGTCGTGAAGACAGGGAACAGGGAACAGGGAACAGAGAAGAGATTTTGGGATATTTTACTTTTCGTTACATACTTCGTTTTTTTCTGTTCACCTACTCATATAAATCTCAGGATTGACACACAACCTACTCTTCCCTTCTGTCATTGCGACGCAAGGAAGCAATCTCCCACTAGGTTTTTCGTCGTTCGCATGAAATAAGGTTGATATCTAAGTTATGTATGTAACACTTGGTACTGTGAGAGTTTGATTGAGGATGAACACATAAGCCTTGTTAAGTTACGTATTGTTACATAGATAAAGAAAATCAGTTATTTTGGGTAGCTTTTAAGTTGCTCATTATACGATTGTTTAGTGCCAGCTATTGTATAGCTGTAGTCCAAATAGTTAGGAGATAATCCATTGTTGTAACGATTGTTAAGGGTAAAGCAAAATCCAAATCCCTACGAATTACAGCATATTTGATTTGAATAAGGTACACTTTTAGCGGGTAAGATACCCATCCCACAAGGTTTTTATGATTCTGATTTGTACCTCATTTACCTCAAAACGGCTGTACGATGTTTAAGTTCTAATCTCGGTAGTTGTGGCTATAGGTCAAATTATTTACATTTTGAAATAAAAGTATGATTGATGAAACAAAAGACATATACACAGCTATTACCTTTGCACCTGTACAGGGATTTATCGAAAAATCACGGAAGTTGCGGGATTTATATGGTGCGTCGGAACTTCTTTCTTATTTAAGTAAAAAAATAATTGATGCTGCAAAGGAAATACCTGGTGTAGAAGAAGTGATTTCACCTGGTAGTCCTAATATTGAACAGGGAACACCTAATCGGATTCTTCTCAAAGGTAATTTCCCAGAAAAGCAAGTAAGAGACACTATTTTATTAGCTTGGAAACAAGTAATTGACCACTGTAAACAATGGCTAAATGATAATCTACGACATTTGGGGCCTTATTATTGGGATGATGACTGGAATCGTTGGGCTAATCATAGTTGGGAAATATTTTGGGCGCAAGCAGATTCTCCTACATCTGTAATGAGAGAATTAGAAAATAATAAACTTGCTCGTGATTGGATGGCGATCAATTGGATTGGTGAAAGTTCCAGTCTGACAGGTACTGATGGGATAGCATTTCCGGGATTGGGTGGAATAGAACGCAACCCCATGAATATTAGTTATAGAGATGAAAAAGAAAAAATTGAAGAATTTTATACAGAACTAGCAAAAATAACCGAAAGCACGACAACACCAGAAGTTGAAGGTAAATTTATTGACCCAAAGGAAAAACTGAGTATTCCTGAACTGACTAAACGTTTAGTCACTCATCCCGATATTGCTAAACGTTTTGGGATGTCTTCTTTAACTAAAGGATTTCAGGAAATCCAGCGTAAACCAGAACCAGAAACAAATACACCTGGACAGTGGACAGGTTGGTTTATGGGGGATGGAGATAAAGTTGGAAAACATCTCCAAACTATTGCAGAAACTCAAGGTGACATTGGACTGAAACTATTTAGCGAAGCAATGCGGAATTGGGGACATGATTTTACCGACAATTTCACTAATAATGTTCCCAAAATAAGGGGACGAGTTATTTATGCGGGAGGTGATGATTTTCTGGGAGTTATTTACAGTCCTAAACCGGAAAAACCAGAATATCGAATTCCTGCTTTTACTGCTTATGAGTGGTTGATGACATTGAATGAGAGATGGGAACAACACCAACAACCGATAACTCTCAGTGTAGGATTTGTCTGGGTTGCGGGGAGTGTTCCTCAACGAGATGTATTACAACATTGTCGGGAAGCTGAAAAATTAGCAAAATCTCTGGGACGCGATCGCATTACAATTCGAGTTTTATTCAACAGTGGTCAATATGTGCAATGGACTTGTCCTTGGAACTATTTGCATATTTTGAAAAAATACCAAGACAGAAATGGTAATACCTACGAAAAGTGGGAAAGTAGTGGTAGAAATGAAAAATATAAACCCAATTGGAATCATATTTATAGCGATTTATCTCAACTAAAAGCCCGTCATGCTATTGATTTGAACATTGATGTTAAATCTCAAGGAGGCAAAGTTAATGACATATATGATATCGCTATAGCTTTGTTTAATATTTATTTTGACCAAGGCGATTTTTTAACAATGAATGCCTTACATATTGTTAATAATGATTCATCTTTAGAGATAGTTTCTTGGATTAATGATTTAATTAATGTAGGTTGGAAATTATGTACAGATATTTAATAATTATTAATCCTCTCGGATTTCTGTATGGTAGTGCAGGTGCATTTTTATCACCAGACAATTTAGTAGGACGTTCTGGAGCGAAATTTCCTCCTGATGCTTATACATTATCTGGTTTGTTTTTTGCTGCTAATAAAACCGAACCTTTTATTGACCATGAAGAATTAAAAAAATTACACATTGCTGGGCCTTTTTGGGCAGAATTAAATAATCCTGAATATTTTTATCTTCCCATTCCTTGGACGAAAATTATTAATCAAGAAGAAAACCAAACAGATGAATGGGAAATTCGTGATGGTCAATGGTATCGTTCTGAAGAAACAAAAGATATAAAACCAGATTCTCGCTGGCAGACTATTAATTATTGGGAAGATTCAGCCGCAGAAATTCTCAGCAATGGTGGTACTTCTAAAGACCCTTGGAAATATACATCCATATTACATCCAAAATTAACTAAAACTGAACGTTGTGTTCAAGAAGAGGGTGGATTATTTCTAGAAAACTCTGTCCAAATGGGCTATTCTACAGGAGATAATGCAGATCAAGAAACCTGTTTAGTTTATTTATCAACCCATGAAATACCTGACGGTTGGTATTGTTTTGGAGGAGAAAATCATCTCGTAGAAATTAACTCAATGAAACTTCCTGATGACAGTTGGATATTACAGTTATTAAAACAAAAAATTCAACGTAGCTGTGCATTAATTACACCAGGAGTATGGGGTTCAACGCGGTTTTCCCGTCGTTATCCAGATCCCGAACATACAACATTTCCCGAACCCAGTCATATTCTCACTGATAGACCTTCTCCCTACCGTTACCGTGTCGGAGACAACAAAGGAAAAGGACGTTTAGGAAGAGGTCGTTATGCAGTTCCAGCAGGTACAGTTTACGTATTTGACGAACCTTTAAATAAATCTTGGTGGGGAGATAGAAAAGAACCAGGATTTCCTGATGAATTAGAATTTATCAATGAATCAGGATTTCCCAATGAATGGTTTCCCAATGAAGGATTTTATCTCAAACAATTGGGATGTGGTTTATGTTTACCGTTAGATATTACAGGAGTTGATTAAAATTCCAACATTTTCCCAATAAATTTGATTGGAATTTCAGATTTATTCATTTAACCCCATTAATTATCAAAAACCAGAAGGAAATAATTTCATGTATCATCAAGCTTACGGCATAATTAAAACCTTAGCACCACTTCATGTAGGAGCAACAGCAGGAGAAGAAAGGGGAAATTTAAACTTAATTTTCCGCGATCAATTTACCCAAACTGGGATTATTCCTGGTAGTTCAATTCGGGGAAGATTGCGTGCGGAAATGCGGCAAAATCATGAAGGAAATGAACAACAAGTGAAGAAATGGTACGGGAATGATATACCAGATCGTAACGAAGTTGATACAGTAGACCGCACTTTTTCTGACCGCACAACAGAGTCATTAGTAAAGTTTGAATATGCTTCCATTGTTTGGTTACCGGTGTTTTGTCCTGGACAACCAATAGTTTGGGTAAGTTGTCCTCGTTTACTTAAACGTTATAGAAGGATAACTAAACAAGAAAATCTGATCATACCGGAAAAATATACGCGATCGCAATCTCTCACACCCCTACCAAATAACAAACTGTTCTTCAATTTTGGTTTTTTAACCATTGAGGGTAATACTGACTTATCTCATTGGTTTCCAGATAATGAAGAATTACCCGCAGTTGTAGTTGGGGATGATGAAATCTCTATGATTCATGATATGGCATTATATCGTCAAAGTCGTGTTGCTTTAGAGAAAGACCA containing:
- a CDS encoding type III-B CRISPR-associated protein Cas10/Cmr2: MIDETKDIYTAITFAPVQGFIEKSRKLRDLYGASELLSYLSKKIIDAAKEIPGVEEVISPGSPNIEQGTPNRILLKGNFPEKQVRDTILLAWKQVIDHCKQWLNDNLRHLGPYYWDDDWNRWANHSWEIFWAQADSPTSVMRELENNKLARDWMAINWIGESSSLTGTDGIAFPGLGGIERNPMNISYRDEKEKIEEFYTELAKITESTTTPEVEGKFIDPKEKLSIPELTKRLVTHPDIAKRFGMSSLTKGFQEIQRKPEPETNTPGQWTGWFMGDGDKVGKHLQTIAETQGDIGLKLFSEAMRNWGHDFTDNFTNNVPKIRGRVIYAGGDDFLGVIYSPKPEKPEYRIPAFTAYEWLMTLNERWEQHQQPITLSVGFVWVAGSVPQRDVLQHCREAEKLAKSLGRDRITIRVLFNSGQYVQWTCPWNYLHILKKYQDRNGNTYEKWESSGRNEKYKPNWNHIYSDLSQLKARHAIDLNIDVKSQGGKVNDIYDIAIALFNIYFDQGDFLTMNALHIVNNDSSLEIVSWINDLINVGWKLCTDI
- a CDS encoding CRISPR-associated protein, giving the protein MYRYLIIINPLGFLYGSAGAFLSPDNLVGRSGAKFPPDAYTLSGLFFAANKTEPFIDHEELKKLHIAGPFWAELNNPEYFYLPIPWTKIINQEENQTDEWEIRDGQWYRSEETKDIKPDSRWQTINYWEDSAAEILSNGGTSKDPWKYTSILHPKLTKTERCVQEEGGLFLENSVQMGYSTGDNADQETCLVYLSTHEIPDGWYCFGGENHLVEINSMKLPDDSWILQLLKQKIQRSCALITPGVWGSTRFSRRYPDPEHTTFPEPSHILTDRPSPYRYRVGDNKGKGRLGRGRYAVPAGTVYVFDEPLNKSWWGDRKEPGFPDELEFINESGFPNEWFPNEGFYLKQLGCGLCLPLDITGVD
- a CDS encoding RAMP superfamily CRISPR-associated protein: MYHQAYGIIKTLAPLHVGATAGEERGNLNLIFRDQFTQTGIIPGSSIRGRLRAEMRQNHEGNEQQVKKWYGNDIPDRNEVDTVDRTFSDRTTESLVKFEYASIVWLPVFCPGQPIVWVSCPRLLKRYRRITKQENLIIPEKYTRSQSLTPLPNNKLFFNFGFLTIEGNTDLSHWFPDNEELPAVVVGDDEISMIHDMALYRQSRVALEKDQKRNAEKAFFGVEALPEETILAFPIGLKKDKDGEQWQPFPEQKNKDDIYLGGLESVGFGHCEMSLFNIRVNNKVTTK